Proteins encoded in a region of the Sphingomonas jaspsi DSM 18422 genome:
- a CDS encoding CarD family transcriptional regulator encodes MAAKALSFDVGDYVVYPKHGVGRVVELQSTEIAGTRLDLYVLRFEKEKMTLRVPVAKADSVGMRKLSSDKTMKDALETLKGKPKVKRTMWSRRAQEYEAKINSGDLTSIAEVVRDLFRPDDAPEQSYSERQIFEAASSRLARELGAMEQTDEKAALVKILEILNKAAVIHHKTREDA; translated from the coding sequence ATGGCGGCGAAGGCCCTTAGCTTCGATGTTGGCGATTATGTGGTGTACCCCAAGCATGGTGTCGGCCGGGTGGTCGAACTCCAAAGCACCGAAATCGCCGGAACCCGCCTCGACCTCTATGTCCTTCGCTTCGAGAAGGAAAAGATGACGCTTCGCGTGCCGGTCGCCAAGGCGGATTCGGTCGGGATGCGCAAGCTGTCGAGCGACAAGACGATGAAGGACGCGCTGGAAACCCTGAAGGGCAAGCCCAAGGTCAAGCGCACCATGTGGTCGCGCCGCGCCCAGGAATATGAAGCGAAGATCAATTCGGGCGACCTGACGTCGATCGCCGAAGTGGTCCGCGACCTGTTCCGCCCGGACGATGCGCCCGAGCAGAGCTATTCGGAACGGCAGATCTTCGAAGCGGCCAGCTCGCGTCTTGCACGCGAACTCGGCGCGATGGAGCAGACCGACGAAAAGGCCGCGCTGGTCAAGATCCTCGAGATCCTGAACAAGGCTGCCGTGATCCATCACAAGACCCGCGAAGACGCCTGA
- the dinB gene encoding DNA polymerase IV, whose amino-acid sequence MDAFYASVEQRDDPTLRGKPVAVGGGHRGVVAAASYEARKFGVRSAMPSVTAKRRCPDLIFVKPRFDVYRGVSQQIRAIFADYTDLIEPLALDEAYLDVTEDRKGLGTAKAIAEEIRARIKAETGLTASAGVSYCKFIAKLASDQNKPDGLCVIPPHKGPAFVATLPVKRFHGVGPVTAAKMERLGILTGADMAAWPLEQLEAHFGSSGRWYWRIARGIDEREVKSDRPYKSVSAERTFDVDYLTEEDLRREVERVAGLAWQRIERSGVKGRTVTLKVKYADFTQITRSKSFTTPLTGKVSFEAAGQALLDLILPVPKGVRLLGLGLHSIVDPDVEAPKQLGLEI is encoded by the coding sequence ATGGACGCCTTTTACGCGTCGGTCGAGCAGCGCGACGATCCGACCTTGCGCGGCAAGCCGGTCGCGGTTGGCGGCGGGCATCGCGGGGTGGTGGCCGCGGCGAGTTATGAGGCGCGTAAGTTCGGAGTGCGGTCGGCGATGCCATCGGTCACCGCCAAGCGGCGCTGTCCGGACCTCATCTTCGTCAAGCCGCGCTTCGACGTCTATCGCGGGGTCAGCCAGCAGATCCGCGCCATCTTCGCTGACTATACCGACCTCATCGAGCCGCTGGCGCTCGACGAGGCCTATCTCGATGTGACCGAGGATCGCAAAGGGCTGGGCACGGCCAAGGCCATCGCAGAGGAAATCCGCGCCCGCATCAAGGCCGAAACCGGGCTCACGGCGTCGGCCGGGGTGAGCTACTGCAAGTTCATCGCCAAGCTGGCGAGCGACCAGAACAAGCCCGATGGGCTGTGCGTCATCCCGCCGCACAAGGGTCCGGCGTTCGTCGCGACCCTGCCGGTCAAGCGCTTCCATGGCGTCGGGCCGGTGACGGCGGCCAAGATGGAGCGGCTGGGCATCCTGACCGGCGCCGACATGGCCGCATGGCCGTTAGAACAGCTTGAAGCCCATTTCGGGTCATCGGGGCGTTGGTACTGGCGAATCGCGCGCGGGATCGACGAACGGGAGGTCAAATCCGACCGCCCCTACAAGTCGGTCAGCGCCGAGCGCACCTTCGATGTCGACTATTTAACGGAAGAGGATTTGCGCCGGGAAGTCGAGCGCGTGGCGGGCCTTGCCTGGCAGCGGATCGAGCGGTCGGGAGTAAAGGGTCGCACGGTGACGCTGAAAGTGAAATATGCCGATTTCACGCAGATTACGCGGTCGAAGAGCTTTACTACGCCGTTAACCGGCAAGGTGTCGTTCGAAGCCGCCGGACAGGCGCTTTTGGATCTGATCCTGCCAGTTCCAAAAGGCGTTAGATTGCTGGGACTTGGCCTTCATTCGATCGTCGATCCCGACGTCGAGGCACCAAAACAACTGGGACTCGAAATTTGA
- the sucC gene encoding ADP-forming succinate--CoA ligase subunit beta encodes MNIHEYQAKELLAKFGVPVPAGHAAMSVEEAVAAAKQLPGPLWVVKAQIHAGGRGKGKFKELGPDAKGGVRLAKSIDEVRAHAEEMLGRTLVTIQTGDAGKEVQRLYITDGVDIAKEFYLALLVDRATGRIAIVASTEGGMDIETVAHDTPEKIHTITVDPATGLMPHHGRAVAAALGLTGDLAKQAASVTAGLYKAFLGTDASQIEINPLAITDDGKLMVLDAKVGFDSNAMFRHKDLAELRDLTEEDPMEIEASKYDLAYIKLDGDIGCMVNGAGLAMATMDIIKLNGAFPANFLDVGGGANKEKVTAAFKIILSDPAVKGILVNIFGGIMRCDTIAEGIVAAAKEVNLDVPLVVRLEGTNVQLGKDILANSGLPIVSADDLGDAARKIVAEVKQAA; translated from the coding sequence ATGAACATCCACGAATATCAGGCCAAGGAATTGCTCGCGAAGTTCGGCGTTCCGGTACCCGCCGGCCACGCCGCGATGAGCGTCGAGGAAGCGGTCGCGGCCGCCAAGCAACTCCCTGGACCGCTGTGGGTGGTCAAGGCGCAGATCCACGCCGGCGGCCGCGGCAAGGGCAAGTTCAAGGAATTGGGTCCCGACGCCAAGGGCGGCGTCCGCCTGGCAAAGTCGATCGACGAAGTCCGCGCCCATGCCGAGGAAATGCTTGGGCGTACGCTGGTCACCATCCAGACCGGCGACGCCGGCAAGGAAGTGCAGCGTCTCTACATCACCGACGGCGTCGACATCGCCAAGGAATTCTACCTCGCGCTGCTGGTCGATCGCGCCACCGGCCGCATCGCCATCGTCGCCTCGACCGAAGGCGGCATGGACATCGAAACCGTCGCCCATGACACGCCGGAAAAGATCCACACCATCACCGTCGATCCGGCGACCGGCCTGATGCCGCACCACGGCCGCGCCGTCGCTGCCGCGCTCGGCCTTACCGGCGACCTCGCCAAGCAGGCCGCCAGCGTGACCGCCGGCCTCTACAAGGCGTTCCTCGGCACCGACGCCAGCCAAATCGAAATCAACCCGCTCGCCATCACCGACGACGGCAAGCTGATGGTCTTGGACGCCAAGGTCGGCTTCGACAGCAATGCCATGTTCCGCCACAAGGACCTGGCCGAGCTGCGCGACCTCACCGAAGAAGATCCGATGGAAATCGAGGCCTCGAAGTACGACCTCGCCTACATCAAGCTAGACGGCGACATCGGCTGCATGGTCAACGGCGCCGGCCTCGCCATGGCGACGATGGACATCATCAAGCTGAACGGCGCCTTCCCGGCCAACTTCCTCGATGTCGGTGGCGGCGCCAACAAGGAAAAGGTCACCGCGGCGTTCAAGATCATTTTGAGCGACCCCGCCGTGAAGGGCATCCTGGTCAACATCTTCGGCGGCATCATGCGCTGCGACACGATCGCCGAAGGCATCGTCGCGGCGGCCAAGGAAGTGAACCTCGACGTTCCGCTGGTGGTTCGCCTCGAAGGCACCAACGTCCAGCTGGGCAAGGACATTCTCGCCAATTCGGGCCTGCCGATCGTGTCGGCCGACGACCTGGGCGACGCCGCCCGCAAGATCGTCGCCGAAGTCAAACAAGCCGCCTAA
- a CDS encoding electron transfer flavoprotein subunit beta/FixA family protein produces the protein MKLLVAVKRVIDYNVKPRVKMDGSGVDLANVKMSMNPFDEIAVEEAIRLKEKGAATEIVVVSIGPAKAQETLRTALAMGADRAVLVQTDEESVEPLAVAKILKGVVEEEAPGLVILGKQAIDDDSNQTGQMLAALLGWPQGTFASKVEVAGSDVSVTREIDGGLETVKLATPAIVTTDLRLNEPRYASLPNIMKAKSKPLATKSPGDYGVDVAPRLETLKVTEPAKRTAGIKVGSVDELVAKLKDMGVA, from the coding sequence ATGAAGCTGCTCGTCGCCGTCAAGCGGGTGATCGATTACAACGTGAAACCGCGCGTGAAGATGGACGGAAGCGGGGTCGACCTCGCCAACGTCAAAATGTCGATGAACCCGTTCGACGAAATCGCGGTCGAAGAAGCCATCCGCCTCAAGGAAAAAGGCGCGGCGACCGAGATCGTGGTGGTCTCGATTGGCCCGGCCAAGGCGCAGGAAACGCTGCGTACCGCGCTGGCGATGGGTGCCGACCGCGCCGTGCTGGTCCAGACCGATGAAGAGAGCGTCGAACCGCTCGCGGTCGCCAAGATCCTGAAGGGTGTGGTCGAGGAGGAGGCCCCCGGCCTCGTCATCCTCGGCAAGCAGGCGATCGACGACGACAGCAACCAGACCGGCCAGATGCTGGCCGCGCTGCTGGGCTGGCCGCAGGGCACCTTCGCCTCCAAGGTCGAAGTCGCAGGAAGCGACGTCAGCGTCACTCGCGAAATCGACGGAGGTCTCGAAACGGTGAAGCTCGCCACCCCGGCGATCGTCACCACCGACCTTCGCCTCAACGAGCCGCGCTACGCCTCGCTGCCGAACATCATGAAGGCCAAGTCAAAGCCGCTCGCGACCAAGTCGCCCGGTGATTATGGCGTCGACGTCGCGCCGCGCCTCGAAACGCTCAAGGTGACCGAACCGGCGAAGCGCACCGCCGGGATCAAGGTCGGCTCGGTCGACGAACTCGTCGCCAAGCTTAAAGACATGGGAGTCGCGTAA
- a CDS encoding electron transfer flavoprotein subunit alpha/FixB family protein, whose translation MKTLVLVEHDGAAIKDATLATVTAASKLGEVHLLVAGSGVGAVASAAAQIAGVGKVHVADGAHLEHQLAEDVAPVAAALMADHDAFLAPATTYGKNIAPRVAAHLDVMQISDILSVEGEDTFTRPIYAGNAIATVKSKDAKKVITVRGTSFEKAAASGGSGSVENIDAGGSSGKSSFVGAELSKSERPELTSAKVIVSGGRALGSSEEFHRLIDPLADKLGAAVGASRAAVDAGYAPNDYQVGQTGKIVAPEVYLAVGISGAIQHLAGMKDSKTIIAINKDEEAPIFQVADIGLVGDLFKIVPELTEKL comes from the coding sequence ATGAAGACGCTCGTTCTCGTCGAACATGACGGCGCGGCCATCAAGGACGCGACCCTCGCCACCGTCACCGCTGCCTCGAAGCTCGGTGAAGTCCATCTCCTCGTCGCCGGATCGGGCGTCGGTGCGGTCGCTAGTGCCGCCGCGCAGATCGCGGGCGTCGGCAAGGTTCACGTTGCCGACGGTGCACACCTTGAGCACCAGCTGGCCGAAGACGTCGCGCCGGTCGCCGCCGCGCTGATGGCCGACCATGACGCCTTCCTCGCGCCCGCCACCACCTACGGCAAGAACATCGCGCCGCGCGTCGCCGCGCACCTCGATGTCATGCAGATCAGCGACATCCTGTCGGTCGAAGGCGAAGACACCTTTACCCGCCCGATTTACGCCGGCAACGCAATCGCCACGGTCAAGTCGAAGGACGCGAAGAAGGTCATCACCGTTCGCGGCACCTCGTTCGAAAAGGCCGCCGCTTCGGGCGGTTCGGGCAGCGTCGAGAATATCGATGCCGGCGGATCGTCGGGCAAGTCGAGCTTCGTCGGCGCCGAATTGTCGAAATCGGAACGTCCCGAACTGACCAGCGCCAAGGTCATCGTCTCGGGCGGCCGCGCGCTCGGCAGCTCGGAAGAATTCCACCGGTTGATCGATCCGCTCGCCGACAAGCTCGGTGCCGCAGTCGGCGCCTCGCGCGCTGCGGTCGACGCGGGCTATGCTCCGAACGACTATCAGGTTGGCCAGACCGGCAAGATCGTCGCGCCGGAAGTCTATCTGGCGGTCGGCATCTCGGGCGCGATCCAGCATCTTGCGGGCATGAAGGATTCGAAGACCATCATCGCCATCAACAAGGACGAAGAAGCCCCGATCTTCCAGGTCGCGGACATCGGCCTGGTTGGCGACCTTTTCAAGATCGTGCCCGAGTTGACCGAAAAGCTGTAA
- a CDS encoding DUF389 domain-containing protein, which yields MAGPDLHGPDAPSTEAKARAKANERPAWRALTLADVARSARLDWSFAGLMALSAAIATLGLLQNSTAVVIGAMLVSPLMGPIMAIGFGLAVFESHLLRRGAQTLVVGAFVAIVVSAVIVWLTPVKSLTDELAARTSPTLLDLGVALVGGIAGVFSIVTRKATVMVGVAIATALVPPLATVGYGFVMGMGEVASGAALLFFTNTAAIVAAAAAVAIISRFRPMLTPQQTLVQTVTILTAIGLVAVPLSGGLRRIVEQARIERLAQTELQAMVGPNGTISRISTTVDADRVRVDAVIIADRYVVGREEQLANALRRSGQIASADVSIIQLSAASAAAVERQSRNAAELAAWAAERREADDIAKALAGVDGTDAGRLTIDSRLKRAAIFSVQDQQPSVDTLSQIAERFPQWVILLDGSPWVPPPKPQAETSETKLQSSG from the coding sequence ATGGCGGGTCCGGACCTCCACGGCCCGGACGCCCCCAGCACAGAAGCAAAGGCGCGCGCCAAGGCGAACGAACGCCCGGCGTGGCGAGCCCTGACCCTTGCCGACGTTGCACGCAGCGCGCGATTGGACTGGTCCTTTGCCGGGCTGATGGCCCTATCGGCCGCCATCGCCACACTGGGCTTATTGCAAAACAGCACCGCCGTTGTGATCGGCGCGATGCTGGTGTCGCCGCTCATGGGCCCGATCATGGCGATCGGTTTTGGACTTGCGGTGTTCGAAAGTCATTTGCTGCGACGCGGCGCCCAAACATTGGTCGTGGGCGCGTTCGTCGCAATCGTCGTGTCGGCGGTCATCGTCTGGCTGACGCCAGTCAAAAGCCTGACCGACGAACTGGCGGCCCGCACCAGCCCGACGCTGCTGGACCTGGGTGTGGCGCTGGTCGGTGGAATCGCCGGCGTCTTTTCCATCGTCACCCGCAAGGCCACGGTAATGGTCGGCGTGGCTATCGCCACGGCACTGGTGCCGCCGCTGGCGACGGTGGGCTACGGCTTCGTCATGGGGATGGGCGAGGTGGCCAGCGGCGCGGCACTCCTGTTCTTCACTAATACCGCTGCGATCGTTGCGGCTGCGGCGGCGGTGGCGATCATAAGCCGGTTCCGGCCCATGCTGACGCCCCAGCAGACGCTAGTGCAGACGGTCACCATCCTGACGGCGATCGGGCTGGTCGCCGTCCCCTTGTCCGGCGGCCTGCGGCGGATCGTCGAGCAGGCGAGGATCGAGCGGCTTGCCCAGACAGAACTTCAGGCAATGGTCGGGCCGAACGGCACCATCAGCAGGATTTCGACAACGGTCGACGCCGACCGTGTCCGTGTCGACGCAGTGATAATCGCCGACCGTTACGTCGTGGGTAGGGAGGAGCAATTGGCCAACGCGTTGCGCCGAAGCGGTCAAATCGCGTCGGCCGACGTTTCGATCATCCAGCTTTCGGCCGCTAGCGCTGCGGCGGTTGAGCGACAGAGCAGGAATGCGGCGGAATTGGCGGCGTGGGCAGCAGAACGGCGTGAGGCAGACGACATCGCCAAGGCATTGGCTGGGGTCGATGGGACGGACGCAGGCCGACTGACGATCGATTCACGCCTGAAGCGCGCGGCCATTTTTTCCGTCCAGGATCAACAGCCGTCAGTCGACACGCTTAGCCAGATTGCAGAACGATTTCCGCAGTGGGTCATCCTTCTCGACGGCTCGCCATGGGTGCCGCCACCAAAACCGCAGGCCGAAACGTCGGAAACTAAGCTTCAATCGTCCGGTTGA
- the nhaA gene encoding Na+/H+ antiporter NhaA, giving the protein MASDTLAQQQMEKRAGIVLIAAAALALIVANSPVANTYHHLLEWKVGPVMPRFGQMSVHYWIADGLMAIFFLLVGLEVKREWYDGRLSTPAERRLPFIAAAAGMALPAAIYLLVAGHEPGLVNGWAIPAATDIAFAIGVLAILGRHAPPSIKLLLVTIAIVDDIGAVAIIALFYTAALDVWMLAGALGVILAMAAMTQFGVRRLWPYLLGFAVAWYLMLGSGVHATIAGVLAALTIPLGRGEARSSLKRLEHAIHPWVMFAIVPIFGFASAGVALDVGLHALGDPLPLATLLGLFVGKQLGIFGAIWLAVKGGLAPKPACTSWRQLYGASILCGIGFTMSLFIGALAFPDAALLVDEAKIGILTGSVLSALVGFAVLRFAPVISVADEEFDEAAEIFGSDQPDD; this is encoded by the coding sequence ATGGCATCCGACACCCTGGCCCAGCAACAAATGGAAAAGCGCGCCGGGATCGTGCTGATCGCGGCCGCGGCGCTGGCGCTGATCGTCGCGAACAGCCCTGTGGCCAACACTTACCACCATCTGCTGGAATGGAAGGTCGGCCCGGTCATGCCGCGGTTCGGCCAGATGTCGGTCCACTACTGGATCGCCGACGGGTTGATGGCGATCTTCTTCCTGCTGGTCGGCCTGGAGGTCAAACGCGAATGGTATGACGGTCGTCTGTCGACCCCGGCCGAACGGCGCCTGCCGTTTATCGCCGCTGCGGCAGGGATGGCGTTGCCGGCCGCCATCTATCTGTTGGTCGCCGGGCACGAACCGGGGCTCGTGAACGGCTGGGCCATTCCGGCTGCAACCGACATCGCCTTTGCGATCGGCGTCCTGGCCATCCTGGGGCGCCATGCGCCGCCATCGATCAAGCTGCTGCTCGTCACCATCGCCATCGTCGACGACATCGGCGCAGTGGCGATCATCGCCTTGTTCTACACGGCGGCGCTGGACGTATGGATGCTGGCCGGCGCGCTGGGCGTGATCCTGGCCATGGCGGCCATGACCCAGTTCGGAGTCCGCCGACTATGGCCGTACCTGCTTGGCTTCGCGGTCGCGTGGTACCTCATGCTGGGCAGCGGCGTGCATGCGACCATCGCGGGCGTGCTGGCCGCGCTCACCATCCCCCTCGGACGTGGGGAAGCCCGTTCATCGCTCAAGCGACTGGAACATGCGATCCACCCGTGGGTCATGTTCGCTATCGTCCCCATCTTCGGCTTTGCGTCAGCGGGCGTCGCCCTGGATGTGGGGCTGCACGCATTGGGCGATCCGCTTCCGCTGGCGACGCTGCTGGGGCTGTTTGTCGGCAAGCAGCTCGGCATCTTCGGCGCCATCTGGCTGGCCGTAAAAGGCGGCCTCGCGCCCAAACCGGCCTGCACCAGCTGGCGCCAGCTTTACGGCGCATCGATTCTGTGCGGGATCGGTTTCACCATGAGCCTCTTCATCGGTGCGCTCGCCTTCCCCGACGCGGCCTTGCTGGTCGACGAGGCGAAGATCGGGATCCTTACCGGGTCCGTCCTGTCAGCGCTGGTCGGCTTCGCGGTGCTGCGGTTCGCCCCTGTGATTAGCGTGGCAGACGAAGAGTTCGACGAGGCCGCCGAAATCTTCGGGTCTGATCAACCGGACGATTGA
- a CDS encoding DNA gyrase inhibitor YacG, protein MPNKPKDCPLCGKIPAPEYAPFCSRGCKDRDLLKWLGDGYAIPGPPADPEGLDMGEGDR, encoded by the coding sequence ATGCCGAATAAGCCGAAAGATTGCCCGCTGTGCGGGAAGATACCCGCGCCCGAATATGCGCCCTTCTGCAGCCGCGGATGCAAGGATCGCGACCTGTTGAAGTGGCTTGGCGATGGATATGCCATTCCCGGTCCGCCCGCCGATCCGGAAGGGCTGGACATGGGCGAAGGCGACCGCTAG
- a CDS encoding Maf family protein, with protein sequence MKLVLASASPRRLDLLARIGVTPDAVDPADIDESVPKGELPKSHALRLAVEKAAATVARHPDALVLAADTVVAVGRRILPKVEDEATLRECMNLLSGRRHRVLTGVALRLPDGNMRSRVVETTITMKRLSAEEIDYYAGHGEWRGKAGGYALQGYGEVYVRHIAGSYSNVVGLPLAETRHLLKSAGYDLA encoded by the coding sequence GTGAAGCTGGTCCTCGCCTCGGCGAGCCCCCGACGTCTCGACCTCCTCGCCCGCATCGGCGTCACGCCGGATGCGGTCGACCCGGCCGACATCGACGAGAGCGTGCCCAAGGGCGAACTGCCGAAATCGCATGCGCTGCGGTTGGCCGTGGAGAAGGCGGCAGCGACCGTCGCTCGTCATCCTGACGCACTGGTGCTTGCCGCCGACACGGTGGTGGCGGTCGGTCGTCGCATCCTGCCCAAGGTCGAGGACGAAGCGACCCTGCGCGAATGCATGAACCTGCTAAGCGGACGTCGCCATCGAGTGCTTACGGGCGTTGCACTTCGGCTACCGGACGGGAACATGCGAAGCCGGGTCGTCGAAACGACGATCACGATGAAGCGGCTGAGCGCGGAAGAAATCGACTATTATGCCGGTCATGGCGAGTGGCGCGGCAAGGCGGGCGGCTATGCCCTTCAGGGCTATGGCGAAGTCTATGTCCGCCACATCGCCGGCAGCTATTCCAACGTCGTCGGCCTGCCGCTTGCCGAAACGCGGCACCTGCTGAAAAGCGCAGGCTATGACCTTGCCTGA
- the infA gene encoding translation initiation factor IF-1, giving the protein MAKEELLEMRGRVVELLPNAMFRVELENGHEILGHTAGKMRKNRIRVLTGDEVLVELTPYDLTKGRITYRFMPGRERPPGY; this is encoded by the coding sequence ATGGCCAAGGAAGAACTTCTCGAGATGCGCGGACGGGTGGTGGAACTGCTGCCCAATGCGATGTTCCGCGTCGAGCTGGAGAATGGTCACGAAATCCTCGGCCACACCGCGGGCAAGATGCGCAAGAACCGCATTCGCGTCCTCACCGGTGACGAAGTGCTGGTCGAACTGACGCCCTACGACCTTACCAAGGGTCGCATCACCTACCGCTTCATGCCCGGCCGCGAGCGCCCGCCGGGATACTAA
- a CDS encoding alpha/beta hydrolase family protein has translation MKFCWSALLLAGCAISANAQAPSSQAPATPIPVATFAQFPALSGAKLSKDGQLIAAKLRVGDEKVLGIIDLAQPNAKPNLVARDGEFMGYGQKRVIDWSWFDDQNLIITLAEYTAIDGDKTDVLRLINYNARTKKVTLLGWDDSFLSANNILWRSHEGRPRILLSRFRAGKGYERLFNPEVIEVDLETGKQTIVQQRNPVVGAWEADGNGVVRLGFGTDREKGKRTVLYRKDASSPFKTIIDEKMERYSDGNVVPSIFLADGKTGIATSRSDGYSAAFEIDLDTMKLGKKIFSVPGYDIDAVLPNEADNAIEAIAWTDTKARRKYFTPRLAEIQAGLDDLFGKGNAYIASADRARERILVMVGSSRQRGSYYLYDTRTGQVQMVGYLNNSLKDMDLNPVQTVRYKARDGQSIEAFLTLPRLKPAKALPLIVLPHGGPWARDEEGFDRWAQPLAELGYAVIQPNYRGSSGYGKAWEKLADGNWGASMQDDLLDAITYLAGQGIADPKRVCIMGWSYGGYAASRAAQRDGKYYRCAISGAGVHDLPDMVAYDKNYLGAYGATYIGSAGRLADISPARHAAEFSIPILIVHGAKDDRVPVSQSRDLVKKLKDAGKVEGKDFVYLEQPKNTHHFPFEKDEVQFIEAVRDFLAKHNPA, from the coding sequence ATGAAATTCTGTTGGAGCGCACTGTTGCTTGCCGGCTGCGCCATCAGCGCGAACGCCCAGGCGCCGTCGTCGCAGGCACCGGCAACGCCAATTCCGGTTGCGACCTTCGCGCAGTTTCCAGCCCTGTCGGGCGCCAAGCTGAGCAAGGACGGCCAGCTGATCGCGGCCAAGCTGCGCGTCGGCGACGAAAAGGTGCTGGGTATCATCGACCTGGCGCAGCCCAACGCCAAGCCCAACCTCGTCGCCCGCGACGGCGAATTCATGGGCTATGGCCAGAAGCGGGTGATCGACTGGAGCTGGTTCGACGACCAGAACCTCATCATCACCCTCGCCGAATATACGGCCATCGACGGCGACAAGACCGACGTCCTGCGCCTCATCAACTACAACGCCCGCACCAAGAAGGTGACGCTGCTGGGTTGGGACGACAGTTTCCTGTCGGCGAACAACATCCTGTGGCGCAGCCACGAAGGCCGGCCGCGGATCCTTCTTTCGCGCTTCCGCGCCGGCAAGGGCTATGAGCGGCTGTTCAATCCCGAAGTGATCGAGGTCGACCTCGAAACCGGCAAGCAGACCATCGTCCAGCAACGCAATCCGGTTGTCGGCGCGTGGGAAGCCGACGGCAACGGCGTCGTCCGGCTTGGCTTCGGAACCGACCGCGAGAAAGGCAAGCGCACCGTCCTGTACCGCAAGGACGCGTCGTCGCCGTTCAAGACGATCATCGACGAAAAGATGGAACGCTACAGCGACGGCAACGTCGTCCCGAGCATCTTCCTCGCTGACGGCAAGACCGGCATCGCGACCAGCCGCAGCGACGGCTACAGCGCCGCCTTCGAAATCGACCTCGACACGATGAAGCTCGGCAAGAAGATCTTCTCGGTGCCGGGCTACGACATCGACGCGGTGCTTCCGAACGAGGCCGACAATGCGATCGAGGCCATCGCCTGGACCGACACCAAGGCGCGGCGGAAATATTTCACGCCGCGGCTGGCCGAAATCCAGGCCGGGCTGGACGATCTGTTCGGCAAGGGCAATGCCTACATCGCTTCCGCCGACCGGGCCCGCGAGCGGATTCTCGTGATGGTCGGCTCGTCGCGGCAGCGCGGCAGCTACTACCTCTACGACACCCGCACCGGCCAGGTGCAGATGGTGGGTTATCTCAACAACAGCCTGAAGGATATGGACCTCAATCCGGTCCAGACCGTCCGCTACAAGGCTCGCGACGGGCAATCGATCGAGGCGTTCCTGACCTTACCCCGGCTCAAGCCGGCCAAGGCGCTGCCGCTGATCGTGCTTCCGCATGGGGGACCTTGGGCGCGCGATGAGGAGGGCTTCGACCGCTGGGCGCAGCCATTGGCCGAACTCGGTTATGCGGTGATCCAGCCAAACTATCGCGGGTCGAGCGGCTACGGCAAGGCATGGGAAAAGCTGGCGGACGGCAACTGGGGCGCGTCGATGCAGGACGACCTGCTCGATGCCATCACCTATCTTGCCGGCCAGGGCATCGCCGATCCCAAGCGGGTCTGCATCATGGGCTGGTCCTATGGCGGCTATGCGGCGTCGCGCGCCGCCCAGCGCGACGGCAAATATTATCGCTGCGCGATCAGCGGCGCAGGCGTCCACGACCTTCCCGACATGGTCGCCTATGACAAGAATTACCTTGGCGCCTATGGCGCGACCTACATCGGGTCGGCGGGCCGACTGGCCGACATCAGCCCCGCGCGCCACGCGGCGGAATTTTCGATCCCGATCCTGATCGTCCATGGCGCCAAGGACGACCGCGTTCCCGTTTCGCAGTCGCGCGACCTGGTGAAAAAGCTGAAGGACGCTGGCAAGGTCGAGGGCAAGGATTTCGTCTACCTTGAGCAGCCAAAGAACACGCACCATTTCCCGTTCGAAAAGGACGAGGTGCAGTTCATCGAGGCAGTCCGCGACTTCCTCGCCAAGCATAATCCGGCCTGA